One window of the Salvia splendens isolate huo1 chromosome 1, SspV2, whole genome shotgun sequence genome contains the following:
- the LOC121748624 gene encoding uncharacterized protein LOC121748624 has product MEVFGPHNTSSCLYIASSGCSSTDPDHLAQKNSKDLSMNDLKTCLTEFFSVEDIGSSTNELNLSPGKDYVVNVVKECECLGLDRIHTDYSASEKCLSKCASGPKPCVDAIIGEKEEQEGDIRAEVSEVNDFNNPSNKCYSQSKSLPVPLKLVSAMKGTREKQGMPPKRLSVTWAPEVYDPVPTSVSHLPSNKNLNYRSNSKKYGKYKQKSGSKSSKGSKSKDKKQVRKSGGGSTKLRPFFETYRDSIGEPHVDFDVGTPDPFCGSSFLKQSVRMHFPVAEAT; this is encoded by the exons ATGGAAGTGTTTGGTCCTCATAACACATCGTCTTGTCTATATATAGCAAGCAGCGGCTGTTCTTCAACAGACCCTGACCATCTAGCTCAGAAAAACTCGAAAGATCTTTCTATGAATGACCTCAAAACATGCCTGACAGAGTTTTTTAGTGTTGAAGATATTGGATCCTCAACTAATGAACTCAACCTATCTCCTGGGAAGGATTATGTAGTAAATGTGGTGAAAGAATGTGAATGCCTAGGCTTAGATAGGATTCACACAGATTATTCAGCATCTGAGAAATGCTTAAGCAAGTGTGCCAGTGGGCCCAAGCCCTGTGTAGATGCAATCATTGGTGAGAAAGAAGAGCAAGAGGGAGATATCAGGGCTGAAGTATCTGAAGTAAATGACTTTAATAATCCTTCTAATAAGTGCTATTCACAATCCAAATCACTGCCT GTTCCTTTGAAGCTTGTATCTGCCATGAAAGGTACCCGTGAAAAGCAGGGAATGCCACCTAAACGTCTCTCAGTAACCTGGGCTCCTGAAGTGTACGACCCAGTCCCAACATCTGTGTCACATCTTCCATCAAATAAGAATCTAAACTATCGCAGCAATAGCAAGAAGTATGGGAAGTACAAGCAGAAGAGTGGTTCCAAGTCTTCAAAAGGCAGCAAGAGTAAGGATAAGAAGCAGGTTCGGAAAAGTGGTGGTGGGTCTACTAAGCTTAGGCCCTTCTTTGAGACCTATAGAGACAGTATTGGCGAACCACATGTAGATTTCGATGTTGGCACCCCAGATCCATTCTGTGGGAGTAGCTTCCTGAAGCAATCTGTCAGGATGCACTTTCCGGTTGCTGAGGCTACGTGA
- the LOC121799337 gene encoding organelle RRM domain-containing protein 2, mitochondrial-like: MAFASAFRRIFNGSSTPALNIRSQFSSIRLESTLPTLTSPKLFVSGLSRTTTDDMLYKAFAPFGNLREAKVIIDRGSGKSRGFGFVTYDSVEEAEKARSGLNSKYLDGWVIFVDPAKPREAPQQPPPRRDMQSTETGYTSNKTVGWSGY; the protein is encoded by the exons ATGGCCTTCGCCTCAGCTTTCCGTCGCATTTTCAACGGATCATCCACGCCGGCGCTCAATATACGCTCACAATTCTCTTCGATTCGCCTCGAATCCACTCTTCCGACGCTCACCTCCCCTAAGCTCTTCGTCAGCG GTCTTTCAAGAACAACAACTGATGATATGCTATACAAGGCATTTGCACCTTTTGGAAATCTTCGTGAGG CAAAAGTTATCATTGACAGAGGCTCTGGGAAATCAAGGGGGTTTGGTTTTGTAACTTATGATAGTGTGGAAGAAGCTGAGAAGGCAAGGTCAGGATTAAATTCCAAGTACCTTGATGGTTGGGTAATTTTTGTGGACCCAGCCAAACCGAGGGAAGCTCCTCAGCAACCTCCACCTAGGCGAGACATGCAATCTACTGAAACTGGTTACACTTCGAACAAGACTGTTGGATGGAGTGGTTATTGA